The following proteins are co-located in the Fusobacteria bacterium ZRK30 genome:
- a CDS encoding dTDP-glucose 4,6-dehydratase, translating into MKTYLITGAAGFIGANFLKYKLKQNNSNKEEIKLIVLDKLTYAGNLGTISEEIKDERVTFVKGDICNKELVENIFMNHEIDFVVNFAAESHVDRSIEDPGIFLKTNILGTQTLMDIAKQHWTIDKDEFGYPVYKEGKKFLQVSTDEVYGSLEREFPEGKLLINNDELSISNGLKKDELKTVLNGREAMPKIFGSKFFTESTPLDPRSPYATSKTGADMLVRAYDETYHFPVNVTRCSNNYGPYHFPEKLIPLIIKNILEGKKLPVYGDGKQVRDWLYVEDHCKGIDMVIDGGKLGEAYNIGGFNEETNINIVKMTIDTIYKLIVENGKLKDEYKNIVKTDISNINYDLITYVQDRLGHDTRYAIDPTKTVKELGFYPETPFVVGIEKTIKWYLDNQEWVDDVVSGDYAKYYEEMYNK; encoded by the coding sequence ATGAAAACATATTTAATAACAGGTGCTGCAGGGTTCATAGGCGCCAACTTTTTAAAGTATAAATTAAAGCAAAATAATAGTAATAAAGAAGAAATAAAATTAATAGTTTTAGATAAACTTACTTATGCAGGAAATCTTGGAACTATAAGTGAAGAGATAAAAGATGAGAGGGTAACTTTTGTAAAGGGAGATATCTGTAATAAGGAATTAGTAGAAAATATCTTTATGAACCATGAAATCGACTTTGTAGTAAACTTTGCAGCAGAGTCTCATGTAGACAGATCTATTGAAGATCCGGGAATATTTTTAAAGACTAATATTCTGGGAACTCAGACTCTTATGGATATAGCAAAACAACATTGGACTATTGATAAAGATGAATTTGGATACCCGGTCTATAAGGAAGGGAAAAAATTCTTACAGGTAAGTACCGATGAAGTTTACGGAAGTTTAGAAAGAGAATTTCCAGAAGGGAAACTTCTAATTAACAATGATGAATTATCAATTAGCAATGGGTTAAAGAAAGATGAATTAAAGACAGTATTGAATGGAAGAGAAGCTATGCCTAAAATTTTTGGGAGTAAGTTTTTTACTGAGAGTACTCCTCTAGATCCTAGGTCGCCCTATGCTACTTCTAAAACCGGTGCAGATATGCTGGTAAGAGCTTATGATGAAACTTATCATTTTCCGGTAAATGTAACCAGGTGTTCTAATAACTATGGACCTTATCATTTTCCTGAAAAATTAATTCCCCTTATAATTAAAAATATATTGGAAGGGAAAAAGTTGCCGGTATATGGAGACGGGAAACAGGTCAGAGACTGGCTCTACGTAGAGGATCATTGTAAGGGTATAGATATGGTAATAGATGGTGGGAAACTTGGTGAGGCATATAATATCGGCGGATTCAATGAGGAAACCAATATTAATATTGTCAAGATGACCATTGATACTATTTATAAACTAATAGTTGAAAATGGAAAGTTGAAAGATGAATATAAAAATATAGTAAAAACTGATATTAGTAATATTAACTATGATCTGATAACCTATGTGCAGGACAGGTTAGGGCATGATACAAGATATGCCATCGACCCTACTAAAACTGTAAAGGAATTAGGTTTTTACCCGGAGACTCCATTTGTAGTAGGGATAGAAAAAACTATCAAGTGGTATCTGGATAACCAAGAGTGGGTAGATGATGTAGTCAGTGGTGACTATGCCAAGTATTATGAGGAAATGTATAATAAATAG
- a CDS encoding HEPN domain-containing protein gives MKIPIKDSEIMLFKAERDYKSGIILLDSELEDQAIYHFQQAGEKALKSILFFYKAKVPKNHDLSNVLDKIIELDKEFEKLYESAENLTPYSTAYRYMDTGFGLVPSHDLVEEAKNDSLKILEFVKNKLNKNK, from the coding sequence ATGAAAATACCAATTAAAGATAGTGAAATAATGTTGTTTAAGGCTGAGAGAGATTATAAATCAGGTATTATTTTATTGGATTCTGAATTAGAAGACCAAGCTATCTATCATTTTCAGCAAGCTGGAGAAAAGGCTTTGAAATCAATTTTATTTTTTTATAAAGCTAAAGTTCCTAAAAATCATGATTTATCAAATGTTTTAGATAAAATAATTGAATTAGATAAAGAGTTTGAAAAATTATATGAATCAGCAGAAAATTTGACTCCATATTCTACAGCTTACAGATATATGGATACAGGTTTTGGTTTGGTACCATCTCATGATTTAGTTGAGGAAGCAAAAAATGATAGTTTGAAAATTTTAGAATTTGTAAAAAATAAATTAAATAAAAATAAATAA
- a CDS encoding nucleotidyltransferase domain-containing protein gives MINLNKLEEAKNRLVKEFSPKKIYIFGSYAWGEPTEDSDLDIMVLTKDCKNKIIDMRRGIKALRGIGFPKDIIVESEMEFKINSKIENRIESDILERGYLIYENTN, from the coding sequence ATGATTAATTTAAATAAACTTGAAGAAGCTAAAAATAGATTAGTAAAAGAATTTAGTCCTAAAAAAATATATATATTTGGATCTTATGCTTGGGGAGAACCAACTGAAGATAGTGACCTAGATATTATGGTCCTTACAAAAGATTGTAAAAATAAAATTATAGATATGAGACGTGGGATAAAAGCGTTGAGAGGGATTGGGTTTCCTAAAGATATAATCGTAGAAAGTGAAATGGAATTTAAAATAAATTCAAAGATAGAAAATCGGATTGAAAGTGATATTTTAGAAAGGGGGTATTTAATTTATGAAAATACCAATTAA